A section of the Rhizobium sp. BT03 genome encodes:
- a CDS encoding bifunctional diguanylate cyclase/phosphodiesterase, with amino-acid sequence MFTVLSCIADQHDWTLLFVALSICCFGSLTAVFMLTRAQECVRQHHHYWLIAAAVVLGASTWATHFIAMLAYAGPVPIGYDGLLIILSIIAAIVLFAVAVEIAFMNGGQLVQASGGVLFGIAIAAMHFVGLLAITPFSMVSLALDKSIVACALAIGFGIVAVAALRHSASRRFHIFAGAACIVLAICSLHTVSMSGVQITPSAEPVHADLSSVDRIAIAIAVSIISTLILLGAAAALFLDRHLTDLRGLANASFEGLVIAQENVVIDLNEKFAAMAGKAATFLKGQPVEAVLAIDSRLGMDTCQGAVLRDGQDMIPVEVLARTIEYRGRECQVIAVRDLTERHEASRRIEHMARHDPLTGLANRREFDRRFGMAIAGAAETPSGLALLALDLDRFKLVNDTFGHAEGDAVLQRVAQVLVRALPTDVTIARMGGDEFCIILENASRQQTEALSTDLLTAFAEEFADLATSSGFGASIGMALYPEHGVTDRRLRNNADMALYRAKSGGRGRACTFEPAMDIELHAKRQLEHDLRHAVAKGELFLVYQRIVDTSSQQPCGYEALLRWRHASRGVLAPADFIAAAEETGCIIPIGIWVLEQACSEAASWKTPLTIAVNISPVQFLMPNLVEQFSQILAKTGLRPDRLELEVTESALFHDRAAVLSTLGQLRAMGIRVVLDDFGTGYSSLGNLRDFPFDKLKIDRRFLAGIGIDPTIRALFENVIEMASTLNLPVIAEGVETQEQLAILHASHPAQMQGFLFGKPEPAPSSRAPLKAIA; translated from the coding sequence ATGTTCACTGTGCTTTCATGTATCGCCGACCAGCATGACTGGACGTTGCTTTTCGTCGCCCTGTCGATCTGCTGCTTCGGCAGCCTGACGGCCGTCTTCATGCTGACGCGTGCGCAGGAATGCGTGCGGCAGCATCACCACTACTGGCTTATCGCCGCCGCCGTCGTCCTTGGCGCCAGCACCTGGGCAACCCATTTTATCGCGATGCTGGCCTATGCCGGCCCGGTGCCGATCGGCTACGATGGCTTATTGATCATTCTGTCGATTATCGCCGCCATCGTCCTGTTTGCGGTCGCGGTTGAAATCGCTTTTATGAATGGCGGCCAGCTTGTCCAGGCGTCCGGCGGGGTCCTGTTCGGTATTGCCATTGCGGCAATGCATTTCGTGGGGTTGCTCGCCATCACGCCGTTCAGCATGGTTTCGCTCGCTCTCGACAAATCGATCGTCGCCTGCGCGTTGGCAATCGGCTTCGGCATCGTTGCGGTTGCGGCCCTGCGGCATAGCGCCAGCAGGCGTTTTCATATCTTCGCCGGCGCGGCGTGCATCGTCCTGGCGATCTGCAGCCTCCACACGGTGTCGATGAGCGGTGTCCAGATCACCCCTTCCGCCGAGCCCGTCCATGCCGATCTCTCCTCCGTCGATCGGATCGCCATCGCAATTGCCGTCTCGATCATCTCGACATTGATCCTGCTCGGAGCCGCCGCAGCGCTGTTCCTTGACCGTCATTTGACCGATCTGCGCGGGCTGGCGAATGCCTCGTTCGAGGGGCTGGTCATCGCTCAGGAGAATGTCGTCATCGATCTCAACGAGAAATTCGCTGCGATGGCCGGTAAGGCAGCCACATTTCTGAAAGGGCAACCGGTCGAGGCGGTGCTTGCAATCGACAGCCGCCTCGGCATGGACACCTGCCAGGGAGCGGTGTTGCGCGACGGCCAGGATATGATTCCGGTCGAGGTCCTGGCTCGGACGATCGAATATCGTGGGCGCGAGTGCCAGGTGATTGCCGTGCGCGATCTGACGGAGCGCCATGAGGCGAGCCGCAGGATCGAGCATATGGCGCGCCATGACCCGTTGACCGGCCTGGCGAACCGTCGCGAGTTCGACCGGCGTTTCGGGATGGCGATCGCCGGCGCGGCAGAAACCCCGAGCGGGCTGGCGCTGCTTGCCCTCGATCTCGACCGTTTCAAGCTCGTCAACGACACGTTCGGCCATGCCGAGGGCGACGCGGTGCTTCAGCGGGTCGCGCAGGTCCTGGTCCGCGCTTTGCCGACCGATGTGACGATCGCCCGCATGGGCGGAGACGAATTCTGCATCATCCTCGAAAACGCGTCCCGCCAGCAGACGGAAGCGTTGTCAACAGATCTGCTGACGGCTTTTGCCGAGGAGTTCGCAGATCTCGCGACGTCTTCGGGATTCGGCGCCAGCATCGGCATGGCCTTGTACCCGGAGCACGGCGTCACCGATCGGCGCCTCAGAAACAATGCCGACATGGCGCTTTACCGGGCCAAGAGCGGCGGCCGCGGCAGAGCCTGCACATTCGAGCCGGCGATGGACATTGAACTGCATGCCAAGCGGCAGCTCGAGCACGATCTGCGGCACGCAGTCGCCAAAGGAGAGCTGTTCCTCGTCTATCAGAGGATCGTCGACACATCCTCGCAACAGCCGTGCGGCTATGAGGCCTTGTTGCGCTGGCGCCATGCAAGCAGAGGCGTTCTTGCCCCGGCGGACTTCATCGCTGCCGCCGAAGAAACCGGCTGTATCATCCCCATCGGGATCTGGGTTCTGGAACAAGCCTGCAGCGAGGCAGCCTCGTGGAAAACCCCGCTGACGATCGCGGTCAATATCTCACCGGTTCAGTTCCTGATGCCGAACCTGGTGGAGCAGTTCTCGCAAATTCTTGCGAAAACCGGGCTGCGGCCAGACCGCCTGGAGCTTGAAGTCACCGAGTCGGCGCTGTTTCACGATCGGGCTGCGGTGCTTTCCACACTCGGTCAGCTGCGCGCGATGGGGATCCGGGTCGTGCTGGACGACTTCGGGACCGGTTATTCCTCGCTCGGCAACCTCCGGGATTTTCCGTTCGACAAGCTGAAGATCGACAGACGTTTCCTTGCCGGTATCGGCATCGATCCCACCATCAGGGCGCTGTTTGAGAATGTCATCGAGATGGCCTCGACGCTCAACCTGCCGGTGATTGCCGAAGGGGTCGAGACGCAGGAACAGCTTGCGATCCTTCATGCAAGCCATCCGGCGCAGATGCAGGGCTTCCTGTTCGGCAAGCCTGAGCCGGCGCCGAGCAGCCGGGCGCCGTTGAAAGCCATCGCCTGA
- a CDS encoding sensor histidine kinase, whose translation MLHRAPAAMFDHYLGISRLLAGQLDFRSAIRSVAAEVAHIIPHDHLDVCVLLEGGNYHTAYETGIETAWGDLAGAPVVNSPIRSLLWGEVDFLLADDAMTDQRFHFEGAFKRPIVEESLRSRLHVPMKVQGTIIAALSCSSRTAGVYTMEDIERARIIADLLTPYFFALQAAEQAQRSAIVEAEARAREEGLRQGALKLTEALEQERQRIGMDLHDQTLADLTRLARRIDRLSRNGEVTPEALEPVSRSLQHCMQDLRQIIEQAKPSVLQLFGLAQAIEHHLDRSTRDTGSAIEWGLVDETHGALERLEPTVSVALFRIAQEAINNAVRHAAPLAVTVRLEADEERLSIEIFDDGTGLAKARGRIGGGIDNMKTRARLISARFTTGPGHNNRGTVVRVVLPLTPHDPASGPD comes from the coding sequence ATGCTGCATCGCGCACCCGCAGCCATGTTCGACCACTATCTCGGTATTTCCCGGCTGCTCGCCGGCCAGCTCGACTTCCGCTCGGCCATCCGTTCGGTCGCGGCCGAGGTCGCCCATATCATCCCGCACGACCATCTCGATGTCTGCGTGCTGCTCGAGGGCGGCAACTACCACACTGCCTATGAGACGGGTATCGAGACCGCCTGGGGCGACCTTGCCGGTGCGCCCGTGGTCAACAGCCCGATCCGCTCGCTGCTCTGGGGCGAGGTCGATTTTCTGCTGGCGGACGACGCCATGACGGACCAGCGTTTCCATTTCGAGGGCGCGTTCAAGCGGCCGATCGTCGAAGAGTCGCTGCGGAGCCGCCTGCATGTGCCGATGAAGGTGCAGGGCACGATCATCGCGGCGCTCTCCTGTTCGTCGCGAACGGCAGGCGTCTATACGATGGAGGATATCGAACGCGCCCGCATCATCGCCGACCTGCTGACCCCCTATTTCTTCGCGCTGCAGGCGGCCGAGCAGGCGCAACGCTCGGCCATCGTCGAGGCGGAGGCCCGGGCCCGCGAGGAGGGGCTGCGGCAGGGCGCGCTGAAGCTGACCGAGGCGCTGGAGCAGGAACGCCAGCGGATCGGCATGGACCTGCACGACCAGACGCTCGCCGACTTGACGCGGCTCGCCCGCCGGATCGACCGGCTGTCGCGCAACGGCGAGGTGACACCGGAAGCGCTGGAGCCGGTCTCGCGTTCGCTGCAGCATTGCATGCAGGATCTGCGGCAAATCATCGAACAGGCAAAACCATCTGTGCTCCAGCTCTTCGGTCTCGCGCAGGCAATCGAGCATCATCTCGACCGCTCGACCCGCGACACGGGATCGGCCATCGAATGGGGTCTGGTCGACGAAACGCACGGCGCATTGGAGCGGCTGGAACCGACCGTCAGCGTCGCGCTGTTCCGGATCGCGCAGGAGGCGATCAACAATGCGGTGCGCCATGCCGCGCCCCTCGCCGTGACGGTGCGGCTCGAGGCCGATGAGGAACGGCTGTCGATCGAAATTTTCGACGACGGAACGGGGCTTGCCAAGGCGCGGGGACGGATCGGCGGCGGCATCGACAATATGAAGACCCGTGCGCGGCTGATCTCGGCGCGCTTCACCACCGGGCCCGGCCACAACAATCGCGGGACCGTGGTGCGCGTCGTGCTGCCGCTGACCCCGCACGACCCGGCAAGCGGGCCGGACTGA
- a CDS encoding response regulator transcription factor: protein MKVLIVEDDPLHRSYLHEAVNAALPECDTVIEAENGTVGEKLARDHKSAHIVMDLQMASRNGIEAARTIWKERPETRILFWSNYSDEAYVRGVSRIVPDGAAYGYVLKSASDERLKLALRSIFIESQCVIDREVRGLQQKSLGQTNGFTDSEYEILVDIALGLTDRAIAKRRGLSLRSVQNRLQQLYDKLDVYQSAGDDHEDGRFNLRARAVTVAFLRKLLNYSALERAEAELQEWLDGK, encoded by the coding sequence ATGAAGGTTCTGATCGTCGAGGACGACCCGCTGCACCGCTCCTACCTGCACGAGGCGGTCAACGCCGCCCTGCCGGAATGCGATACGGTGATCGAGGCCGAGAACGGCACGGTCGGCGAGAAGCTCGCCCGCGACCACAAGTCGGCACATATCGTCATGGACCTGCAGATGGCGAGCCGCAACGGCATCGAGGCGGCGCGCACCATCTGGAAGGAGCGGCCGGAGACCCGCATCCTGTTCTGGTCGAACTATTCCGACGAGGCCTATGTGCGCGGCGTCTCGCGCATCGTGCCGGATGGCGCAGCCTACGGCTATGTGCTGAAATCCGCCTCCGACGAGCGGCTGAAGCTGGCGCTGCGCTCGATCTTCATCGAGAGCCAATGCGTCATCGACCGCGAGGTGCGCGGCCTGCAGCAGAAGAGCCTCGGCCAGACCAACGGCTTTACCGATTCCGAATACGAGATCCTCGTCGATATCGCGCTCGGCCTGACCGACCGGGCGATCGCCAAACGCCGCGGCCTGTCGCTGCGCAGCGTGCAGAACCGCCTGCAGCAGCTCTACGACAAGCTCGACGTCTACCAGAGCGCCGGCGACGACCACGAGGACGGCCGTTTCAATCTCCGCGCCCGCGCCGTCACGGTCGCTTTCCTGCGCAAGCTCCTGAACTACAGCGCTCTGGAGCGGGCCGAAGCGGAGCTGCAGGAGTGGCTTGACGGAAAGTAG
- a CDS encoding DUF1206 domain-containing protein, translating to MSKGFRFDVLAKGGYTARGVVFLLIAGLALFSGVAGGRPETKSALSALLAQPFGRVWVGMIGLGLLGFVAWRLAQSLADSDGHGRDGKAWAIRAALLGSAVTYLGLAGYALSRAIFLGGGSEGSGEKGLAGWIMSQPFGSTLAIAVGAGFVIGGMVTIVKGITRKFERYVKIPDSKGIVILICVYGLVARGVVFAITGILFAYAGFRVDPQQAGSMGDALEWVRQLPFGSLLYIAVAAGLAAFGIYNLVEARYRVISGLSLADARRSIPLSGA from the coding sequence ATGAGCAAAGGCTTTCGATTTGATGTGCTCGCCAAAGGCGGCTACACGGCGCGCGGTGTCGTTTTTCTCCTGATAGCGGGGCTGGCGCTCTTCTCCGGCGTCGCCGGCGGCCGGCCGGAAACGAAGTCGGCGCTCTCGGCGCTGCTTGCGCAGCCGTTCGGGCGTGTCTGGGTCGGAATGATCGGACTTGGTCTTCTGGGATTTGTCGCCTGGAGGCTGGCCCAGTCCCTGGCGGACAGTGACGGCCATGGGCGGGACGGAAAGGCGTGGGCGATCCGGGCGGCGCTCCTCGGCAGCGCCGTCACCTATCTCGGGCTTGCCGGATATGCACTCAGTCGTGCCATCTTTCTCGGCGGCGGGAGCGAAGGTTCGGGTGAGAAGGGACTGGCGGGATGGATCATGTCGCAGCCGTTCGGCTCCACCCTTGCGATCGCCGTTGGCGCCGGTTTTGTCATCGGCGGCATGGTGACCATCGTCAAGGGCATCACCCGGAAGTTCGAGCGCTACGTCAAAATACCGGACAGCAAGGGCATCGTGATCTTGATATGCGTTTACGGTCTCGTCGCCCGCGGCGTGGTGTTCGCAATCACCGGGATACTTTTCGCCTATGCCGGCTTCCGGGTGGATCCGCAACAGGCCGGCAGCATGGGCGACGCCCTGGAATGGGTCCGCCAGCTTCCGTTCGGATCCCTCCTCTACATCGCCGTTGCCGCCGGATTGGCAGCCTTCGGAATATACAACCTTGTCGAGGCACGGTACCGCGTCATCTCAGGCCTGTCATTGGCAGACGCCAGGCGTTCGATCCCGCTGTCAGGCGCCTGA